The Fimbriimonas ginsengisoli Gsoil 348 genome window below encodes:
- a CDS encoding BlaI/MecI/CopY family transcriptional regulator, producing the protein MAKRSGVGEAEMELLNFISGKGGATVGEAAAFLHETKGHSRTTAQSVMERLRKKGYLRREKIEGVFRYIPSRSGPTVVGELLDDFVARVLGGSVDPLVTYLTEKVDLDDQQLSQLRKLVRELEEKDAGR; encoded by the coding sequence ATGGCAAAACGTAGCGGAGTTGGAGAGGCGGAGATGGAGCTACTTAACTTCATCTCGGGGAAAGGAGGCGCGACGGTCGGCGAAGCGGCCGCGTTTCTCCACGAGACGAAGGGACACTCGCGCACCACGGCCCAGAGCGTGATGGAACGCCTGCGGAAGAAGGGTTACCTGAGGCGCGAAAAGATCGAAGGCGTCTTTCGATACATCCCCTCGCGCTCCGGACCCACCGTAGTGGGAGAGCTGCTCGACGATTTCGTGGCGCGGGTGCTCGGAGGGTCGGTAGATCCGCTTGTCACTTATCTCACCGAAAAGGTCGACCTGGACGATCAGCAGTTGAGCCAGCTTCGAAAGTTGGTTCGCGAATTGGAGGAGAAGGATGCCGGCCGCTGA
- a CDS encoding M56 family metallopeptidase gives MPAADPLLIGPTLVVAAAALALKLFPRLAPRWRAWVWRCVLLKLLLGVLPVGAIQLPWLPAEPAVQEYSYAVGPAPSTGVDPVWLLLGVGVAVALVTGLRSFLFGRRIVRTAQTVVEPSARQELERLGRAGGLRVPPRMLASEEQDVPLLLAGRPAAIVLPVAYLLGRLGDLRMALAHEIGHLARRDLAWSGLAMVVRSIFFFHPFVWLAVRAHAEAQESATDELAIELTNAPVSAYADLLLRASVRQPIDQISGSAGLAMAGSYRTVERRIQALKNISTARRQPRPALRCVAPFLALAFLPTYQLVPAPPAPAAPAHPPKPAVSRSIKGIPPPPAMVFSADQRPTRARSKARRRHRLRHVSPPARASIVWHRSADSLPPPAKPPTWHRLPQAPDPRAWGEIPPAPAAPSVDGIRRPGSALPPPVPSADMARRPGSVIPPSVPSADTVRRPGSVPPLLAPSADMVRRPARRQVPADRVRRAKDPRRVPFLSEIPIVGHAFVSRDRAPIVPAPPIPDGPVRPQATRRVPVLSDIPIIGRLFVTTVDHDVPSAQPPK, from the coding sequence ATGCCGGCCGCTGATCCGCTGCTTATTGGTCCCACGCTCGTGGTGGCGGCCGCGGCCCTCGCACTAAAGCTGTTCCCACGTCTCGCGCCGAGGTGGAGAGCTTGGGTTTGGCGATGCGTCTTGCTCAAGCTCCTCCTCGGGGTCTTACCGGTCGGAGCGATTCAGCTACCCTGGCTACCGGCCGAGCCGGCTGTTCAGGAGTACAGTTATGCCGTTGGCCCCGCTCCCTCAACCGGCGTCGATCCGGTTTGGCTCCTTTTAGGAGTCGGCGTGGCGGTCGCGTTGGTCACAGGGCTTCGCTCCTTCCTCTTTGGCCGTCGAATCGTCCGCACCGCGCAAACGGTTGTGGAGCCGTCGGCAAGGCAAGAATTGGAGCGGCTTGGGAGAGCCGGTGGACTCCGGGTTCCGCCCAGAATGCTGGCAAGCGAGGAGCAAGATGTACCGCTCCTGTTGGCCGGCCGTCCGGCCGCGATCGTGCTTCCAGTCGCCTATCTACTGGGAAGGCTTGGGGATCTCCGCATGGCGCTAGCCCATGAGATCGGCCATCTTGCCCGGCGCGATTTGGCTTGGTCCGGGCTCGCCATGGTCGTCCGCTCCATCTTCTTTTTCCATCCGTTCGTATGGCTGGCCGTCCGCGCTCATGCCGAAGCGCAAGAGTCCGCCACCGACGAGCTCGCCATCGAGCTGACAAATGCGCCGGTCTCGGCGTATGCCGACCTTCTCTTAAGGGCGAGCGTTCGCCAGCCCATCGACCAGATTTCCGGAAGCGCGGGGCTGGCAATGGCCGGCTCCTACCGCACCGTCGAAAGGAGGATCCAAGCCTTGAAGAACATCTCAACCGCTCGCCGCCAGCCGCGGCCGGCTCTCCGATGCGTCGCGCCGTTCCTCGCGCTCGCTTTTCTACCGACTTACCAACTCGTACCGGCGCCTCCGGCTCCGGCGGCTCCCGCGCATCCGCCAAAACCGGCCGTGTCCAGATCGATTAAGGGGATTCCCCCGCCGCCGGCAATGGTTTTCTCGGCCGACCAGCGACCAACTCGGGCTCGGTCTAAGGCTCGGCGTCGCCACCGACTCCGGCATGTCAGTCCGCCGGCTAGAGCGTCTATCGTGTGGCATCGTAGCGCCGATTCCCTCCCTCCTCCCGCGAAGCCGCCGACGTGGCATCGGCTCCCGCAGGCTCCGGATCCCCGGGCCTGGGGAGAGATCCCGCCTGCTCCGGCCGCTCCTTCGGTGGATGGTATTAGGCGACCCGGCTCCGCTCTTCCGCCGCCCGTCCCTTCGGCCGATATGGCCAGGCGGCCAGGTTCCGTTATCCCGCCCTCCGTTCCTTCGGCCGATACAGTCAGGCGGCCCGGGTCCGTTCCCCCACTCCTCGCCCCTTCGGCGGATATGGTCAGGCGGCCCGCCCGAAGACAAGTGCCTGCCGATCGTGTTCGTCGCGCGAAGGACCCCCGGCGGGTGCCGTTCCTCAGCGAGATTCCCATCGTCGGCCATGCGTTC
- a CDS encoding sulfate adenylyltransferase subunit 1, producing MDTLRFATAGSVDDGKSSLIGRLLYDSKSILEDQMLAIERASRNRGADQVELALLTDGLRAEREQNITIDVAYRYFSTARRKFIIADTPGHLQYTRNMVTGTSTADLSVILIDARKGVLSQSKRHAAISSLLGLRTLVVAVNKMDLVEFSEAVFRRIEAEFRAFTNRLGIADVTFIPISALNGDNVVDPSEQTPWYSGPTLLQFLEEVEVARQPRTGFRLPVQYVVRPHQDFRGFAGQVESGSVRVGDLVGVASSGIRSAVRSLHVAGEPADEARAGQPAVVEIDRDVDISRGDLLFDPSSAPERADRVEAVVCWLADTPLALGKRYLVLHATRRISGVIESVTSRIDVDTLDPVAATHLGLNELGRIRLRTAGPLYFDPYERNSATGSFVLVDPETNGTVAAGMIQTSYLDEEPAPDSGRVVWINGNGGRAPRLVAELQALGRRVVLLSADTFGAGASEPLARLARSAASQGFDVLVAAPAIATGSREWPTYPDEGQPFDLLLESVLPHFDRITQPASATEFSI from the coding sequence ATGGACACGCTACGATTCGCCACCGCGGGAAGCGTCGACGACGGCAAGAGCAGCCTTATCGGACGACTTCTCTACGATTCGAAGTCGATTCTCGAGGACCAGATGCTCGCCATCGAGCGCGCCAGCCGTAACCGCGGCGCAGACCAGGTGGAGCTTGCCCTGCTGACGGACGGCCTCCGTGCCGAGCGCGAGCAGAACATCACGATCGATGTCGCCTACCGTTACTTCTCGACCGCAAGGCGCAAGTTCATCATTGCCGATACGCCAGGCCACCTCCAATACACGCGGAACATGGTCACCGGCACCTCGACCGCCGACCTCTCCGTCATCCTGATCGACGCCCGCAAGGGGGTGCTCAGCCAAAGCAAGCGGCACGCGGCCATATCCTCCCTTCTGGGCCTCCGAACTTTGGTAGTAGCCGTCAATAAGATGGACCTGGTCGAGTTCTCGGAGGCAGTTTTTCGTCGGATCGAAGCCGAATTCCGCGCCTTTACCAACCGGCTGGGAATTGCGGACGTGACGTTTATTCCGATCTCCGCATTGAACGGAGACAACGTCGTCGACCCGAGCGAGCAAACCCCCTGGTACTCCGGGCCGACCTTGTTGCAATTCTTAGAAGAGGTCGAGGTCGCTCGACAGCCTCGAACCGGTTTCCGGCTCCCGGTCCAATACGTGGTCCGCCCCCACCAAGACTTCCGCGGATTCGCCGGGCAGGTGGAGAGCGGATCGGTTCGGGTCGGCGACCTGGTCGGAGTCGCCTCGTCGGGTATTCGAAGCGCGGTCCGGTCGCTGCATGTAGCTGGTGAACCCGCCGACGAAGCCCGGGCCGGCCAGCCGGCGGTGGTGGAAATCGATCGCGACGTTGACATCAGCCGCGGCGACCTTCTCTTCGACCCGTCGTCGGCTCCCGAACGCGCGGACCGTGTGGAAGCGGTTGTTTGCTGGCTCGCCGATACGCCGCTCGCGCTAGGCAAGCGTTATCTGGTGCTGCACGCCACGAGGAGGATCTCCGGAGTAATCGAGTCGGTGACCAGCCGGATTGATGTCGACACCCTGGACCCGGTCGCAGCGACCCACCTGGGTCTAAACGAGTTGGGCCGGATACGTCTCCGCACTGCGGGACCGCTCTACTTCGACCCGTACGAGCGGAATTCCGCCACCGGAAGCTTTGTTCTCGTCGACCCGGAGACGAACGGTACCGTCGCCGCGGGAATGATCCAGACCTCTTACTTAGACGAAGAGCCCGCCCCCGATTCCGGGCGGGTGGTGTGGATTAACGGTAACGGAGGGCGGGCTCCGCGCCTGGTCGCCGAGCTGCAAGCCCTCGGGCGCCGGGTAGTTCTCCTCAGCGCAGACACGTTTGGCGCCGGCGCGTCCGAGCCGCTCGCGCGCCTCGCGCGCTCCGCCGCCTCGCAGGGTTTCGACGTCCTCGTCGCCGCCCCGGCCATCGCCACCGGTAGCCGGGAGTGGCCCACCTACCCCGACGAGGGGCAACCGTTCGACCTCCTCCTAGAGTCCGTCCTCCCTCACTTCGACCGGATAACTCAGCCGGCTTCGGCCACAGAATTCTCGATCTAG